One genomic region from Planktothrix serta PCC 8927 encodes:
- a CDS encoding PIN domain-containing protein yields MRRIFADTSVLIAGSGSRTGASRAVLTMAEIGLFKLVVSEQVLKECDRNFRKKLPAALPIFTQLLTAINPEIQPDPSPEESARWITIIEAKDTPILASAVLANVDRLLSLNTKDFTAEVAIGSGLIIQTPAEFIREIREIVEKGLLKP; encoded by the coding sequence ATGCGTAGGATATTTGCGGATACGAGTGTATTGATTGCGGGGTCTGGATCGAGAACAGGAGCTAGTCGTGCTGTACTGACAATGGCAGAAATTGGTCTGTTTAAGCTAGTAGTATCCGAGCAGGTTTTAAAGGAATGCGATCGCAATTTTCGCAAAAAATTACCTGCGGCTTTACCAATTTTTACGCAACTTTTGACTGCTATTAACCCAGAAATTCAACCTGACCCCTCACCAGAAGAATCAGCACGCTGGATAACGATTATTGAAGCTAAAGATACTCCCATTTTAGCATCGGCTGTTTTGGCAAATGTTGATCGTCTATTGAGCTTAAATACAAAAGATTTTACAGCCGAAGTTGCTATCGGGAGTGGTTTAATCATTCAAACTCCAGCCGAATTTATTAGAGAAATTCGAGAAATTGTAGAAAAGGGTTTATTAAAACCATAA
- a CDS encoding DEAD/DEAH box helicase, which produces MVNVIRGDVDKPVSSKRLAEYFENKSDIDGTLYLGYPIIGTSEGGYQIDALLVSKQHGIVIFNIIEGNNININIEEVQDESITKVQAKLLQHKSLTHKRKLMVEIGVTTFAPALSSKPDSVNQDYPIILNESELNTYLNSQIWENQEYFEKLNSVIQAITTIRKKKNRTYIKNENSKGAKLQKLEDSIANLDRNQSAAVIETVEGVQRIRGLAGSGKTIVLALKVAYLHAKHPDWNIAVTFNTRSLKAQFKQLINTFTIEHINEEPDWDKVKIIHAWGSPSIEGIYYEICKKHNIEYRDFSSARMIITNQSGQEFDAVCYEALIKIKNFEQYYDAILIDEAQDFSKYFLQLCYKILKNPKRLVYAYDELQSLNKKTMEAPEDIFGKNVHGKPFVQLQNIQGEPKQDIILEKCYRNSRPILTSAHALGFGIYRTEGLIQMFEYAGLWRDIGYEVKEGKLEDGQFVKLSRTSNTSPKFLESHSPIDDLIIFKTFRTNEEQITWLVEQIEKNITEDELKYDDIMVIHSNPRTTKTAVGKIRALLFEKRINSNLAGVTTQPDEFFSEEAITFTSINRAKGNEAAMIYFIDAHECYSGSELARKRNILFTAMTRSKAWLRVLGYGSLMVGLEDEFNRVKNKNFALEFTYPSEEERRKMNLINRDMSTKGREKIAKTRNSLQEIIEDLQRGEIQKEDLPPEMLDTLKDILINND; this is translated from the coding sequence ATGGTTAACGTTATTCGAGGTGATGTAGATAAACCAGTCTCATCCAAGAGATTGGCTGAATACTTTGAAAACAAATCCGATATTGATGGGACTTTATATCTCGGATACCCAATTATAGGTACTTCTGAGGGAGGTTATCAAATTGATGCTCTCCTAGTATCTAAACAACACGGTATTGTAATTTTTAATATTATTGAAGGTAATAACATCAACATAAATATAGAAGAAGTTCAAGATGAGAGTATTACTAAAGTTCAAGCAAAGCTACTTCAACATAAGTCTCTTACTCATAAAAGGAAGCTTATGGTAGAAATTGGAGTTACTACTTTTGCACCAGCTTTAAGTAGTAAACCTGATAGTGTAAATCAAGATTATCCAATCATTTTGAATGAGTCAGAGCTTAACACATACTTAAATTCTCAAATTTGGGAAAATCAAGAATACTTTGAAAAACTCAACTCGGTTATACAAGCTATAACAACTATACGGAAAAAGAAAAATCGTACTTATATTAAAAATGAAAACTCTAAAGGTGCAAAACTTCAGAAATTGGAAGATTCTATCGCTAACTTAGATAGAAACCAAAGTGCTGCTGTTATTGAAACTGTTGAAGGTGTACAGAGAATTAGAGGTCTTGCTGGCTCAGGTAAAACGATAGTTCTTGCTCTTAAAGTTGCCTATCTTCATGCAAAACACCCTGATTGGAATATTGCAGTCACTTTTAATACTCGTTCTCTAAAAGCTCAGTTTAAGCAATTAATTAATACATTTACTATTGAACATATAAATGAAGAACCAGACTGGGATAAAGTTAAAATTATTCATGCCTGGGGTAGCCCTTCTATAGAAGGAATCTATTATGAAATTTGTAAAAAACATAATATTGAATATAGAGATTTCAGTTCGGCAAGAATGATAATAACAAATCAATCAGGTCAAGAATTTGATGCTGTTTGTTATGAAGCTCTAATAAAAATAAAAAATTTTGAGCAGTATTATGATGCAATACTAATAGATGAAGCTCAAGATTTTTCTAAATACTTTTTACAGCTTTGCTATAAAATCTTGAAAAATCCGAAACGATTAGTCTATGCTTATGATGAGCTACAAAGCCTTAATAAGAAAACAATGGAAGCACCAGAAGATATCTTTGGAAAAAATGTTCATGGTAAACCCTTTGTTCAACTTCAGAATATCCAAGGAGAACCCAAACAAGATATTATACTAGAAAAATGTTATAGAAACTCTCGCCCCATTTTAACATCTGCTCATGCTTTAGGGTTTGGTATTTACAGAACTGAAGGGCTAATCCAAATGTTTGAATATGCTGGATTATGGAGAGATATTGGTTATGAAGTTAAGGAGGGCAAGCTAGAAGATGGACAGTTTGTAAAACTTTCGAGGACTAGCAATACAAGTCCAAAATTTTTAGAATCTCATTCACCGATTGATGATTTAATAATTTTTAAAACTTTCAGAACTAACGAAGAACAAATTACGTGGTTAGTGGAGCAAATAGAAAAAAATATAACGGAAGATGAGTTAAAGTATGATGATATAATGGTTATTCATTCTAACCCACGAACGACTAAAACGGCGGTAGGGAAAATTAGAGCTTTACTTTTTGAGAAGCGTATAAACTCTAACTTAGCTGGTGTTACCACTCAACCAGATGAATTCTTTAGTGAAGAAGCTATTACTTTTACGAGTATCAACAGAGCTAAAGGCAATGAAGCTGCTATGATTTATTTCATAGATGCTCATGAATGCTATTCTGGTTCAGAACTTGCCAGAAAAAGAAACATCTTATTTACAGCAATGACCAGAAGTAAAGCGTGGTTAAGAGTTTTAGGTTATGGTTCTTTAATGGTGGGATTAGAAGATGAATTTAACAGAGTCAAGAATAAAAATTTTGCTCTTGAATTTACCTATCCTTCTGAAGAAGAACGTAGAAAAATGAATTTGATTAATAGAGATATGAGTACCAAAGGACGTGAAAAAATAGCTAAAACCAGAAATAGTTTACAAGAAATAATTGAAGATTTGCAGCGAGGTGAGATTCAAAAAGAAGATTTGCCACCAGAAATGTTAGATACTTTAAAAGATATTTTAATTAACAATGATTAG
- a CDS encoding DUF2290 domain-containing protein: MISSQVIYKEIETLTTQLIETGLSEEQNFPSCVRFPNNIYKIAYSGMQDISIALKNVEYAEIYNELNKNKNYNIKMIDGALIQFLYTYENSSLISHRLAFFPSPNLEAFQNESEMYEMDEIYADIIAKNILPVPIRLDYDPKNYQEIDHPKCHLTLGQFKNCRIPVSSPITPLTFMSLILRSFYNTAFKKFTDKFPSSQNLFSETITDAEKKLLHINIVI; the protein is encoded by the coding sequence ATGATTAGTTCTCAAGTTATTTATAAAGAAATTGAAACTTTAACGACACAATTAATAGAAACTGGTTTATCAGAGGAGCAGAATTTTCCTTCATGTGTACGATTTCCTAATAACATTTATAAAATTGCATATTCGGGTATGCAAGATATTTCCATAGCATTAAAAAATGTTGAATATGCAGAAATATATAACGAACTAAATAAAAATAAAAACTATAATATAAAAATGATTGATGGGGCTTTAATACAATTTCTTTATACTTATGAAAATTCTAGTTTAATTTCACATCGTCTTGCGTTTTTTCCATCCCCTAACTTAGAGGCATTTCAAAACGAATCTGAAATGTATGAAATGGATGAAATTTATGCCGATATAATAGCTAAAAATATTTTACCTGTACCCATTAGACTTGATTATGATCCTAAAAATTATCAAGAAATAGACCATCCTAAATGCCATTTAACTCTAGGGCAATTCAAAAACTGTAGGATACCTGTTTCTTCTCCAATTACACCTCTTACCTTCATGTCTTTGATTTTGCGTAGTTTTTATAATACAGCATTTAAAAAATTTACCGATAAATTTCCCAGTTCTCAAAATCTTTTTTCTGAAACTATAACTGATGCTGAAAAGAAGCTATTGCACATCAATATTGTAATATAG
- a CDS encoding AbrB/MazE/SpoVT family DNA-binding domain-containing protein, translated as MKATDINIKQIPIVLGRKGEITIPQVVQDSLNINEGDNLILLQIGDLIVLTPKQPQVPQLIDQIATLMENENVSLTDLLAGLEAEREMINQE; from the coding sequence ATGAAAGCAACAGATATAAATATTAAACAAATTCCTATTGTTTTAGGACGAAAAGGAGAAATTACCATTCCCCAGGTTGTACAAGATTCCCTCAATATTAACGAGGGAGATAATCTGATATTACTGCAAATCGGAGATTTAATTGTACTGACACCTAAACAACCTCAAGTTCCTCAACTGATTGATCAGATCGCAACTCTGATGGAAAATGAAAATGTCAGTTTGACTGATTTATTAGCAGGTTTGGAAGCAGAGCGAGAAATGATTAATCAGGAGTAG